The Nerophis ophidion isolate RoL-2023_Sa linkage group LG09, RoL_Noph_v1.0, whole genome shotgun sequence genome contains a region encoding:
- the npy4r gene encoding neuropeptide Y receptor type 4, with product MSFSGNAIQPSPSSTSPLPPVNRTTPSEEGRSLQEWASNETFLSDLSVLGQDEHCPTSPILTAFLVAWYSVTMVLGLVGNVGLMCIITRRREKANVTSIFICNLSFSDILVCVFCLPFTLIYTLMDHWVFGSLLCRLVPFIQCVSVTVSILSLVFIALERHQLIINPAGWKPSIPQAYTAVVIIWILAGFTSSPFLAFQLLTNEPYTNMMLTEPAFYRDTPPGNSSVLQNTQYFHNLYASLHMEACLERWPSQHDRLTYTTWLLLFQYCGPLILVLLCYVRVFVRLRHRKDMLDRARTPEGHRMAHSRRINIMLVALITAFALCWLPLTIFNAVSDWNQDALPVCHHNLLFSLCHLLAMSSTCINPIIYGFLNSNFRQEVKEVLQYCSCRPLEEESERLPMSTVHMEMSRTSAPLACRSNSV from the coding sequence ATGTCCTTCAGTGGCAACGCGATCCAGCCCTCCCCGTCCTCGACGTCCCCTCTTCCGCCCGTCAACCGGACGACGCCTTCGGAGGAGGGACGCTCTTTGCAAGAGTGGGCGTCCAACGAGACTTTTCTCTCAGATCTATCTGTCCTCGGGCAGGACGAGCACTGCCCCACGTCCCCCATCCTCACGGCGTTCCTGGTGGCGTGGTACAGCGTTACGATGGTGCTCGGCCTGGTGGGCAACGTGGGCCTTATGTGCATAATTACACGCCGCCGAGAGAAAGCCAATGTCACaagtattttcatttgcaatctgtCATTCTCTGACATTCTGGTGTGTGTCTTCTGCCTCCCTTTCAcactcatttacacactgatggaccaCTGGGTGTTTGGGTCACTGCTTTGCCGCCTGGTGCCATTCATTCAGTGCGTGTCTGTGACCGTCTCAATATTGTCTCTAGTTTTTATCGCTCTGGAGAGACACCAACTCATCATTAACCCCGCGGGCTGGAAACCCAGCATTCCTCAAGCCTACACAGCTGTGGTTATCATCTGGATACTGGCGGGCTTCACCTCCTCGCCTTTCTTGGCCTTTCAGCTGCTCACAAACGAGCCCTACACCAACATGATGCTAACCGAGCCGGCGTTCTATCGAGACACCCCGCCCGGTAACTCATCCGTGCTTCAAAATACCCAATACTTTCACAACCTTTACGCGTCCCTGCACATGGAGGCATGTCTGGAGCGCTGGCCGTCCCAACACGACAGGCTGACCTACACCACATGGCTGCTCTTGTTCCAATACTGCGGCCCTCTAATTCTCGTCCTGCTTTGTTACGTCCGAGTCTTCGTGCGCCTGCGTCACCGCAAAGACATGCTGGACCGCGCCAGGACGCCGGAGGGCCACCGCATGGCCCACAGCCGCCGAATCAACATCATGCTGGTGGCCCTGATAACGGCGTTCGCCCTGTGCTGGCTGCCGCTCACCATTTTCAACGCGGTGTCCGACTGGAACCAGGACGCGCTTCCCGTCTGCCACCATAACCTGCTCTTCTCCCTCTGTCACCTCCTGGCAATGTCCTCCACCTGCATCAACCCCATCATCTACGGCTTCCTCAACTCCAACTTCAGGCAGGAAGTCAAAGAGGTGCTCCAGTACTGCAGCTGTCGCCCCCTAGAGGAGGAGAGCGAGCGGCTCCCCATGTCCACCGTGCACATGGAGATGTCTCGCACCTCAGCGCCGCTCGCCTGCAGGAGTAACTCTGTTTAA